From the Carassius carassius chromosome 45, fCarCar2.1, whole genome shotgun sequence genome, one window contains:
- the LOC132127385 gene encoding transcriptional regulator Erg-like isoform X3: MYSSFMEPHTWSSERRVIVPADPSLWSVDHVRQWLEWAVKEYGLPEVDLSLFHSIDGKELCKMSKDDVQRLTSSYTADILLSHLHYLRETPLPHLTSDDVDKALQNSPRLMHARNTGGASFIFPNASVFPPDASRADTSFHGRRSGWNQSASAAKVPQSPAAIMSKTQEQRAQLDPYQILGPTSSRLANPGSGQIQLWQFLLELLSDSSNSSCITWEGTNGEFKMTDPDEVARRWGERKSKPNMNYDKLSRALRYYYDKNIMTKVHGKRYAYKFDFHGIAQALQPHPHPPESSVYKYPAELSYMSSYPQKMSFVSPHTPAMSVSSPGFFSAPSPYWSAPAAGLYSGPRHPPAHMPSHLGSYY; the protein is encoded by the exons ATCCCAGCCTGTGGTCAGTGGATCACGTGCGTCAGTGGCTGGAGTGGGCCGTGAAGGAGTACGGGCTTCCCGAGGTGGACCTGTCTCTCTTCCACAGCATCGACGGGAAGGAGCTCTGCAAGATGAGCAAAGACGACGTCCAGCGTCTGACCAGCAGCTACACGGCTGACATCCTGCTGTCTCACCTGCACTACctcagagaga CTCCACTTCCTCACTTGACCTCAGATGATGTTGACAAAGCCTTGCAAAACTCCCCGCGGTTAATGCATGCTCGCAATACAG GAGGAGCCAGCTTCATCTTCCCAAACGCCTCCGTCTTCCCTCCAGACGCCAGCAGAGCAGACACCAGTTTCCACGGCCGGCGCTCCGGATGGAATCAGTCGGCGTCTGCAGCTAAAG TTCCTCAGAGTCCTGCTGCCATCATGAGCAAAACCCAAGAGCAGAGAGCCCAGCTAG ATCCGTATCAGATTTTAGGGCCGACGAGCAGCAGGCTGGCGAATCCAG gttcGGGTCAGATCCAGCTGTGGCAGTTCCTCCTGGAGCTTCTCTCCGACAGCTCTAACTCGTCCTGCATCACGTGGGAAGGAACCAACGGCGAGTTCAAGATGACGGATCCGGACGAGGTGGCTCGGCGCTGGGGCGAGAGGAAGAGCAAGCCCAACATGAACTACGACAAGCTGAGCCGAGCCCTGCGCTACTACTACGACAAGAACATCATGACCAAAGTGCACGGGAAACGCTATGCCTACAAGTTCGACTTCCACGGCATCGCTCAGGCCCTGCAGCCGCATCCGCATCCGCCCGAGTCCTCCGTCTACAAGTACCCAGCCGAGCTGTCCTACATGAGCTCGTACCCGCAGAAGATGAGCTTCGTGTCTCCACACACTCCGGCCATGAGCGTGTCCTCGCCGGGCTTCTTCAGCGCTCCGAGTCCGTACTGGAGCGCTCCGGCGGCCGGACTCTACAGCGGCCCTCGACACCCCCCCGCACACATGCCCTCGCATCTGGGATCCTACTACTAG